In Carya illinoinensis cultivar Pawnee chromosome 6, C.illinoinensisPawnee_v1, whole genome shotgun sequence, a single genomic region encodes these proteins:
- the LOC122313943 gene encoding ENHANCER OF AG-4 protein 2-like isoform X2: MAPTRRRGPNNKAKDKSQMSLGDLVLAKVKGFPAWPAKISKPEDWKQSPDPKKYFVEFFGTQEIGFVAPADIQTFTNEVKSKLSARCQGKTVKCFAQAVKEICVAFDELQKKKSCGLGDDTDRSDVGCEASSVNSVEDDRVEVDLKVETVKMTYKVEILNEAVSDSDSKLECSLQTQGGTESPDVKPPVSCCANDNSSLVISPDSSTRVSDNAKLKEEVLPKSCPDKSLYLKKELSVGKNVEGDVSCTKKQGEGQKVLTNDHKLKKIGGSKKRGDSAMGIHKTSTSAITLLKGENDGRSVDPPEPLERLKDGIKSKINSSSSIHQFCSSPLKADSGNSAIKKSKDLLRVKKRVKVADNMQDPGIDPDEEAKEKSSGGEKNAQNGQGRPDCSANDGSQKSNHDDIGDIGAYGAHTRRKKSDSPSPDLVDKKALKKSEFKSSTSSVKPEGNLPSRAQGSIFGPNASGDEAALPVTKRRRQAMEVMPDSDTAPIDDKTERKSTSLKNELSSSSDVKVPGNRQNKKRRAVCLFDDDNDDKPKTPVHDGSARNITSNVTDATKSSDARNDSSNIAQQVGVSVAFEDGHSKESSSELHTESLSPGIRQTDGKRDEKEIAAHVSHRSEQLSSKEQSLLKVAKLVLISPKKSPQSGPTTKPLAEQHKEAKASIKVSGTGSQKKIHAGSAKGLGVVSNSMNSTQNQETIQRTRLSPGERSKNTPKSISRVGESTVLTGKLVEYNSLPGERVESGREDKNSSLVDSKTPESVTSMKHLIAAAQAKRREAHSQNFSLGIFSSFVSSSDVQEKSPSPPAVQSLMTATSIMLQADLQGLQSHTILASPSNHGRQSASRNQLDIEDIDERRVSSGPTTAGGSLSCGTDAAVARDAFEGMIETLSRTKESIGRATRLAIDCAKYGIATEVVELLIRKLETEASFHRKVDLFFLVDSITQCSHSQKGVAGASYIPVVQAALPRLLGSAAPPGASARENRRQCLKVLRLWLERKILPESIIRPYMDDIGVSNDDAVSGLSLRRPSRAERAVDDPLREMEGMLVDEYGSNATFQLPGFLSSHVFEDEEEDFPGSSFREAGDAPAVDTTHACEESETHIVPPNDRRHCILEDVDVELEMEDVSGHLKDERPSLTNRSFETDSQQSLDKTSEFTPKNSTKLPLLPEGSPPLPLDSPPPPPPLPSSPPPPPPPSSPSPPPPPPPVSQPPPPPPPISHPPPLPPPLSQLPPPPLSHSGAPPLLVAQALPSQPSLVSQPFLPHHSSVQSSPQLPYQPPVPHEYCSPASGNQLVQMASHGGHIDNVQKSEMFQQQSLCFASTGVSNSREPSGFNSSRQLEYGHNEMYLNPQISQPNQQFQQGETSFTQRPLHPAPPHNPSSHFSYAKQTIQQHAQHPYHHPNSLPSLPDGQRQLVADEQWRMPSGEFKTEHQHGGWMNGERARSGLTFAQEGQAVSQMFPCRPDNSSLNCWRPA; the protein is encoded by the exons ATGGCTCCGACGCGTAGACGCGGACCAAACAACAAAGCCAAGGACAAGAGTCAGATGAGTCTGGGTGATCTTGTCCTCGCTAAGGTCAAAGGCTTCCCCGCTTGGCCTGCCAAG ATTAGTAAGCCTGAAGACTGGAAGCAGTCACCTGACCCCAAGAAATACTTCGTTGAATTCTTTGGAACACAAGAAAT AGGTTTTGTTGCACCTGCGGATATTCAGACATTCACTAATGAGGTTAAGAGTAAATTATCTGCCCGTTGTCAGGGTAAAACAGTCAAGTGCTTTGCTCAAGCTGTGAAGGAAATTTGTGTTGCCTTTGATGAATTGCAAAAGAAGAAATCATGCGGTCTTGGAGATGATACTGATAGATCAGATGTTGGGTGTGAGGCTTCCTCTGTCAACAGTGTGGAGGATGATCGGGTAGAGGTTGACTTAAAGGTTGAGACTGTTAAGATGACATACAAAGTTGAAATATTGAATGAGGCTGTAAGCGATTCTGACTCAAAGTTAGAGTGCAGCTTACAGACCCAAGGTGGAACTGAAAGTCCAGATGTAAAGCCTCCCGTCTCCTGTTGTGCAAATGATAATTCCTCTCTGGTCATTTCTCCTGACAGCAGTACTAGAGTATCTGATAATGCAAAACTAAAGGAAGAGGTATTACCGAAATCCTGTCCAGATAAGTCTTTATACCTTAAGAAAGAATTGAGTGTTGGTAAAAATGTAGAAGGTGATGTTTCCTGCACCAAGAAACAGGGCGAGGGACAGAAGGTATTGACAAATGATCACAAGTTGAAGAAGATAGGTGGTTCAAAGAAGAGAGGTGATAGTGCAATGGGAATACACAAAACTAGTACATCTGCCATAACGTTATTGAAGGGTGAAAATGATGGTCGTTCTGTTGATCCCCCTGAACCTCTTGAGCGATTGAAAGATGGAATTAAGAGCAAAATCAACTCTAGTAGCAGCATACACCAGTTTTGTTCTAGCCCTCTTAAAGCTGATTCTGGTAACAGtgctataaaaaaatcaaaagatttGCTAAGAGTGAAAAAACGTGTCAAGGTTGCTGATAATATGCAGGATCCTGGTATTGATCCAGATGAGGAGGCCAAGGAAAAATCTTCTGGCGGGGAAAAGAATGCCCAGAATGGACAAGGAAGGCCTGATTGTAGTGCAAATGATGGTTCACAAAAGTCAAACCATGACGATATTGGTGATATTGGTGCCTATGGAGCACatacaagaagaaaaaagagcgACTCTCCCAGCCCCGATTTGGTTGACAAGAAGGCATTGAAAAAGTCAGAGTTTAAAAGCTCAACATCATCTGTGAAACCTGAAGGTAATTTGCCTTCAAGAGCCCAAGGTAGTATTTTTGGACCGAATGCTTCTGGTGATGAGGCTGCTCTACCTGTGACAAAGCGTCGACGTCAAGCAATGGAGGTTATGCCCGACTCCGATACTGCTCCCATTGATGataaaacagaaagaaaatctACTTCATTGAAAAATGAGCTGTCATCTTCCAGTGATGTTAAGGTTCCAGGAAACCGACAGAACAAAAAACGGAGAGCAGTTTGCCTTTTTGATGACGACAACGACGATAAGCCAAAAACTCCTGTTCATGATGGATCAGCAAGAAATATTACTTCAAACGTTACAGATGCTACCAAGAGCAGTGATGCACGTAATGATTCTTCCAATATCGCTCAGCAGGTTGGAGTTTCTGTTGCATTTGAGGATGGCCACTCAAAGGAGTCTTCCTCTGAATTACATACTGAGTCTCTGTCACCAGGCATACGTCAAACTGATGGGAAGAGAGATGAAAAGGAAATTGCTGCTCATGTTTCTCATAGATCTGAGCAGCTGTCATCCAAGGAGCAGTCATTGTTGAAGGTGGCAAAATTAGTGTTGATTTCCCCAAAAAAGTCTCCCCAGTCTGGTCCTACTACCAAACCACTGGCAGAACAGCATAAAGAGGCCAAAGCATCGATTAAAGTTTCTGGTACTGGTTCTCAGAAGAAGATTCATGCTGGGTCTGCTAAGGGTTTGGGTGTTGTTTCTAACAGCATGAATTCTACTCAGAATCAAGAAACAATTCAAAGAACCAGGCTTTCTCCAGGAGAAAGATCTAAAAACACTCCTAAATCAATCTCAAGGGTTGGTGAATCCACCGTTTTGACTGGGAAATTAGTGGAGTATAATTCTTTGCCTGGGGAAAG agtGGAATCTGGTAGGGAAGATAAAAATAGTTCCCTGGTTGATTCTAAGACTCCAGAATCTGTTACGTCCATGAAGCATCTTATCGCTGCAGCACAGGCAAAAAGAAGAGAGGCTCACTCTCAGAATTTCTCACTTGGAATCTTTAGTTCTTTTGTGTCTTCCTCAGATGTCCAGGAAAAGAGCCCCAGTCCACCTGCAGTGCAGTCTCTTATGACTGCTACTAGCATTATGCTGCAGGCGGATTTGCAAGGATTACAAAGTCACACAATTTTGGCTTCTCCATCAAATCATGGTCGCCAATCTGCATCGCGAAATCAACTTGATATTGAAGACATTGACGAGAGAAGAGTGAGTTCAGGCCCCACAACTGCTGGAGGCTCTCTGAGTTGTGGTACTGATGCAGCTGTGGCTCGTGATGCTTTTGAAGGAATGATAGAGACTTTGTCAAGGACTAAAGAAAGTATTGGACGTGCAACTCGCCTTGCTATTGATTGTGCAAAGTATGGAATTGCTACTGAG GTAGTGGAACTTCTCATACGAAAGCTGGAAACTGAGGCTAGTTTTCATCGTAAAGTTGATCTGTTTTTTCTTGTAGATTCCATTACCCAATGCTCGCATAGTCAGAAAG GCGTTGCTGGAGCTTCATACATTCCTGTGGTTCAAGCAGCATTGCCACGTCTTCTTGGCTCTGCTGCTCCACCTGGAGCCAGTGCTCGTGAAAATCGTCGTCAGTGTCTTAAG GTTTTGCGGTTGTGGCTTGAGAGGAAAATCTTACCTGAATCTATTATTCGGCCTTACATGGATGACATTGGCGTTTCAAATGATGATGCAGTCAGTGGTCTTTCGCTGAGACGTCCTTCACGAGCAGAACGAGCTGTAGATGATCCATTAAGAGAAATGGAAGGCATGCTTGTTGATGAATATGGGAG TAATGCTACATTTCAGCTGCCCGGTTTTTTATCTTCCCATGTATTTGAAGATGAGGAAGAAGATTTTCCAGGCAGTTCATTCAGGGAAGCTGGTGATGCACCAGCAGTGGATACAACCCATGCATGTGAAGAGTCAGAAACTCATATAGTACCTCCAAATGACAGGCGCCATTGCATCTTGGAGGATGTGGATGTTGAGCTCGAAATGGAAGATGTTTCAGGACACCTGAAGGATGAAAGACCCTCACTAACAAATCGTTCTTTTGAAACTGATTCACAACAGAGCTTGGATAAGACCTCTGAATTTACTCCCAAAAATTCTACCAAGTTGCCTCTGCTGCCAGAAGGTTCTCCACCTTTGCCTCTAGATTCTCCACCGCCACCACCACCTTTGCCttcttcaccaccaccaccaccacccccaTCATCTCCATCGCCGCCACCTCCACCACCTCCCGTATCACAGCCACCACCTCCACCGCCTCCCATTTCACACCCACCACCTCTACCGCCTCCCCTATCACAGCTACCACCTCCTCCTTTATCCCATTCTGGTGCTCCACCTTTGTTGGTTGCTCAAGCTTTACCAAGTCAGCCTTCATTAGTCTCCCAACCATTTTTACCACATCACTCGTCGGTACAGTCTTCACCACAGTTGCCATATCAACCACCTGTACCGCATGAATATTGTAGCCCTGCTAGC GGCAACCAACTGGTCCAAATGGCTAGTCATGGGGGTCATATTGATAATGTGCAGAAAAGTGAAATGTTTCAACAGCAGTCATTGTGTTTTGCTTCAACAGGAGTATCCAATTCTCGTGAGCCATCTGGGTTTAATTCTTCAAGGCAATTAGAATATGGACACAATGAGATGTATTTAAACCCACAAATTTCTCAACCCAATCAACAATTTCAACAAGGTGAAACCTCTTTTACGCAAAGACCTTTACACCCTGCTCCACCTCACAACCCATCCAGTCATTTCTCTTATGCAAAACAGACAATTCAGCAACATGCTCAGCATCCATATCACCATCCAAATTCTTTACCGTCCCTTCCGGATGGTCAGAGGCAACTTGTTGCCGATGAACAATGGAGGATGCCCTCGGGGGAATTTAAAACAGAACATCAGCATGGTGGGTGGATGAATGGAGAGAGAGCTCGTTCGGGACTGACTTTTGCCCAGGAAG
- the LOC122313943 gene encoding ENHANCER OF AG-4 protein 2-like isoform X1 → MAPTRRRGPNNKAKDKSQMSLGDLVLAKVKGFPAWPAKISKPEDWKQSPDPKKYFVEFFGTQEIGFVAPADIQTFTNEVKSKLSARCQGKTVKCFAQAVKEICVAFDELQKKKSCGLGDDTDRSDVGCEASSVNSVEDDRVEVDLKVETVKMTYKVEILNEAVSDSDSKLECSLQTQGGTESPDVKPPVSCCANDNSSLVISPDSSTRVSDNAKLKEEVLPKSCPDKSLYLKKELSVGKNVEGDVSCTKKQGEGQKVLTNDHKLKKIGGSKKRGDSAMGIHKTSTSAITLLKGENDGRSVDPPEPLERLKDGIKSKINSSSSIHQFCSSPLKADSGNSAIKKSKDLLRVKKRVKVADNMQDPGIDPDEEAKEKSSGGEKNAQNGQGRPDCSANDGSQKSNHDDIGDIGAYGAHTRRKKSDSPSPDLVDKKALKKSEFKSSTSSVKPEGNLPSRAQGSIFGPNASGDEAALPVTKRRRQAMEVMPDSDTAPIDDKTERKSTSLKNELSSSSDVKVPGNRQNKKRRAVCLFDDDNDDKPKTPVHDGSARNITSNVTDATKSSDARNDSSNIAQQVGVSVAFEDGHSKESSSELHTESLSPGIRQTDGKRDEKEIAAHVSHRSEQLSSKEQSLLKVAKLVLISPKKSPQSGPTTKPLAEQHKEAKASIKVSGTGSQKKIHAGSAKGLGVVSNSMNSTQNQETIQRTRLSPGERSKNTPKSISRVGESTVLTGKLVEYNSLPGERVESGREDKNSSLVDSKTPESVTSMKHLIAAAQAKRREAHSQNFSLGIFSSFVSSSDVQEKSPSPPAVQSLMTATSIMLQADLQGLQSHTILASPSNHGRQSASRNQLDIEDIDERRVSSGPTTAGGSLSCGTDAAVARDAFEGMIETLSRTKESIGRATRLAIDCAKYGIATEVVELLIRKLETEASFHRKVDLFFLVDSITQCSHSQKGVAGASYIPVVQAALPRLLGSAAPPGASARENRRQCLKVLRLWLERKILPESIIRPYMDDIGVSNDDAVSGLSLRRPSRAERAVDDPLREMEGMLVDEYGSNATFQLPGFLSSHVFEDEEEDFPGSSFREAGDAPAVDTTHACEESETHIVPPNDRRHCILEDVDVELEMEDVSGHLKDERPSLTNRSFETDSQQSLDKTSEFTPKNSTKLPLLPEGSPPLPLDSPPPPPPLPSSPPPPPPPSSPSPPPPPPPVSQPPPPPPPISHPPPLPPPLSQLPPPPLSHSGAPPLLVAQALPSQPSLVSQPFLPHHSSVQSSPQLPYQPPVPHEYCSPASGNQLVQMASHGGHIDNVQKSEMFQQQSLCFASTGVSNSREPSGFNSSRQLEYGHNEMYLNPQISQPNQQFQQGETSFTQRPLHPAPPHNPSSHFSYAKQTIQQHAQHPYHHPNSLPSLPDGQRQLVADEQWRMPSGEFKTEHQHGGWMNGERARSGLTFAQEGYFRPHLERPLANNIGFQRPAPNNLPIGAPTSGQAVSQMFPCRPDNSSLNCWRPA, encoded by the exons ATGGCTCCGACGCGTAGACGCGGACCAAACAACAAAGCCAAGGACAAGAGTCAGATGAGTCTGGGTGATCTTGTCCTCGCTAAGGTCAAAGGCTTCCCCGCTTGGCCTGCCAAG ATTAGTAAGCCTGAAGACTGGAAGCAGTCACCTGACCCCAAGAAATACTTCGTTGAATTCTTTGGAACACAAGAAAT AGGTTTTGTTGCACCTGCGGATATTCAGACATTCACTAATGAGGTTAAGAGTAAATTATCTGCCCGTTGTCAGGGTAAAACAGTCAAGTGCTTTGCTCAAGCTGTGAAGGAAATTTGTGTTGCCTTTGATGAATTGCAAAAGAAGAAATCATGCGGTCTTGGAGATGATACTGATAGATCAGATGTTGGGTGTGAGGCTTCCTCTGTCAACAGTGTGGAGGATGATCGGGTAGAGGTTGACTTAAAGGTTGAGACTGTTAAGATGACATACAAAGTTGAAATATTGAATGAGGCTGTAAGCGATTCTGACTCAAAGTTAGAGTGCAGCTTACAGACCCAAGGTGGAACTGAAAGTCCAGATGTAAAGCCTCCCGTCTCCTGTTGTGCAAATGATAATTCCTCTCTGGTCATTTCTCCTGACAGCAGTACTAGAGTATCTGATAATGCAAAACTAAAGGAAGAGGTATTACCGAAATCCTGTCCAGATAAGTCTTTATACCTTAAGAAAGAATTGAGTGTTGGTAAAAATGTAGAAGGTGATGTTTCCTGCACCAAGAAACAGGGCGAGGGACAGAAGGTATTGACAAATGATCACAAGTTGAAGAAGATAGGTGGTTCAAAGAAGAGAGGTGATAGTGCAATGGGAATACACAAAACTAGTACATCTGCCATAACGTTATTGAAGGGTGAAAATGATGGTCGTTCTGTTGATCCCCCTGAACCTCTTGAGCGATTGAAAGATGGAATTAAGAGCAAAATCAACTCTAGTAGCAGCATACACCAGTTTTGTTCTAGCCCTCTTAAAGCTGATTCTGGTAACAGtgctataaaaaaatcaaaagatttGCTAAGAGTGAAAAAACGTGTCAAGGTTGCTGATAATATGCAGGATCCTGGTATTGATCCAGATGAGGAGGCCAAGGAAAAATCTTCTGGCGGGGAAAAGAATGCCCAGAATGGACAAGGAAGGCCTGATTGTAGTGCAAATGATGGTTCACAAAAGTCAAACCATGACGATATTGGTGATATTGGTGCCTATGGAGCACatacaagaagaaaaaagagcgACTCTCCCAGCCCCGATTTGGTTGACAAGAAGGCATTGAAAAAGTCAGAGTTTAAAAGCTCAACATCATCTGTGAAACCTGAAGGTAATTTGCCTTCAAGAGCCCAAGGTAGTATTTTTGGACCGAATGCTTCTGGTGATGAGGCTGCTCTACCTGTGACAAAGCGTCGACGTCAAGCAATGGAGGTTATGCCCGACTCCGATACTGCTCCCATTGATGataaaacagaaagaaaatctACTTCATTGAAAAATGAGCTGTCATCTTCCAGTGATGTTAAGGTTCCAGGAAACCGACAGAACAAAAAACGGAGAGCAGTTTGCCTTTTTGATGACGACAACGACGATAAGCCAAAAACTCCTGTTCATGATGGATCAGCAAGAAATATTACTTCAAACGTTACAGATGCTACCAAGAGCAGTGATGCACGTAATGATTCTTCCAATATCGCTCAGCAGGTTGGAGTTTCTGTTGCATTTGAGGATGGCCACTCAAAGGAGTCTTCCTCTGAATTACATACTGAGTCTCTGTCACCAGGCATACGTCAAACTGATGGGAAGAGAGATGAAAAGGAAATTGCTGCTCATGTTTCTCATAGATCTGAGCAGCTGTCATCCAAGGAGCAGTCATTGTTGAAGGTGGCAAAATTAGTGTTGATTTCCCCAAAAAAGTCTCCCCAGTCTGGTCCTACTACCAAACCACTGGCAGAACAGCATAAAGAGGCCAAAGCATCGATTAAAGTTTCTGGTACTGGTTCTCAGAAGAAGATTCATGCTGGGTCTGCTAAGGGTTTGGGTGTTGTTTCTAACAGCATGAATTCTACTCAGAATCAAGAAACAATTCAAAGAACCAGGCTTTCTCCAGGAGAAAGATCTAAAAACACTCCTAAATCAATCTCAAGGGTTGGTGAATCCACCGTTTTGACTGGGAAATTAGTGGAGTATAATTCTTTGCCTGGGGAAAG agtGGAATCTGGTAGGGAAGATAAAAATAGTTCCCTGGTTGATTCTAAGACTCCAGAATCTGTTACGTCCATGAAGCATCTTATCGCTGCAGCACAGGCAAAAAGAAGAGAGGCTCACTCTCAGAATTTCTCACTTGGAATCTTTAGTTCTTTTGTGTCTTCCTCAGATGTCCAGGAAAAGAGCCCCAGTCCACCTGCAGTGCAGTCTCTTATGACTGCTACTAGCATTATGCTGCAGGCGGATTTGCAAGGATTACAAAGTCACACAATTTTGGCTTCTCCATCAAATCATGGTCGCCAATCTGCATCGCGAAATCAACTTGATATTGAAGACATTGACGAGAGAAGAGTGAGTTCAGGCCCCACAACTGCTGGAGGCTCTCTGAGTTGTGGTACTGATGCAGCTGTGGCTCGTGATGCTTTTGAAGGAATGATAGAGACTTTGTCAAGGACTAAAGAAAGTATTGGACGTGCAACTCGCCTTGCTATTGATTGTGCAAAGTATGGAATTGCTACTGAG GTAGTGGAACTTCTCATACGAAAGCTGGAAACTGAGGCTAGTTTTCATCGTAAAGTTGATCTGTTTTTTCTTGTAGATTCCATTACCCAATGCTCGCATAGTCAGAAAG GCGTTGCTGGAGCTTCATACATTCCTGTGGTTCAAGCAGCATTGCCACGTCTTCTTGGCTCTGCTGCTCCACCTGGAGCCAGTGCTCGTGAAAATCGTCGTCAGTGTCTTAAG GTTTTGCGGTTGTGGCTTGAGAGGAAAATCTTACCTGAATCTATTATTCGGCCTTACATGGATGACATTGGCGTTTCAAATGATGATGCAGTCAGTGGTCTTTCGCTGAGACGTCCTTCACGAGCAGAACGAGCTGTAGATGATCCATTAAGAGAAATGGAAGGCATGCTTGTTGATGAATATGGGAG TAATGCTACATTTCAGCTGCCCGGTTTTTTATCTTCCCATGTATTTGAAGATGAGGAAGAAGATTTTCCAGGCAGTTCATTCAGGGAAGCTGGTGATGCACCAGCAGTGGATACAACCCATGCATGTGAAGAGTCAGAAACTCATATAGTACCTCCAAATGACAGGCGCCATTGCATCTTGGAGGATGTGGATGTTGAGCTCGAAATGGAAGATGTTTCAGGACACCTGAAGGATGAAAGACCCTCACTAACAAATCGTTCTTTTGAAACTGATTCACAACAGAGCTTGGATAAGACCTCTGAATTTACTCCCAAAAATTCTACCAAGTTGCCTCTGCTGCCAGAAGGTTCTCCACCTTTGCCTCTAGATTCTCCACCGCCACCACCACCTTTGCCttcttcaccaccaccaccaccacccccaTCATCTCCATCGCCGCCACCTCCACCACCTCCCGTATCACAGCCACCACCTCCACCGCCTCCCATTTCACACCCACCACCTCTACCGCCTCCCCTATCACAGCTACCACCTCCTCCTTTATCCCATTCTGGTGCTCCACCTTTGTTGGTTGCTCAAGCTTTACCAAGTCAGCCTTCATTAGTCTCCCAACCATTTTTACCACATCACTCGTCGGTACAGTCTTCACCACAGTTGCCATATCAACCACCTGTACCGCATGAATATTGTAGCCCTGCTAGC GGCAACCAACTGGTCCAAATGGCTAGTCATGGGGGTCATATTGATAATGTGCAGAAAAGTGAAATGTTTCAACAGCAGTCATTGTGTTTTGCTTCAACAGGAGTATCCAATTCTCGTGAGCCATCTGGGTTTAATTCTTCAAGGCAATTAGAATATGGACACAATGAGATGTATTTAAACCCACAAATTTCTCAACCCAATCAACAATTTCAACAAGGTGAAACCTCTTTTACGCAAAGACCTTTACACCCTGCTCCACCTCACAACCCATCCAGTCATTTCTCTTATGCAAAACAGACAATTCAGCAACATGCTCAGCATCCATATCACCATCCAAATTCTTTACCGTCCCTTCCGGATGGTCAGAGGCAACTTGTTGCCGATGAACAATGGAGGATGCCCTCGGGGGAATTTAAAACAGAACATCAGCATGGTGGGTGGATGAATGGAGAGAGAGCTCGTTCGGGACTGACTTTTGCCCAGGAAG